The Heliorestis convoluta genome includes the window TCGCATCGATACAGAGAAGTGTACCCAATGTGGCCTCTGTATGAGCAAATGCCCTGTCAAAGCCATTGCCAAAAGGCCAAAGCAGTAAGGAGTGGTTAAGGCCTATGGATACTGTCAACTTGACGATTGATGGCCGAAAGGTAACGGTCCCAGCCAACACCACGGTCCTTGAAGCTGCTAAGAAATTAAAAATTAAAATTCCTACGTTATGTTATGTTAAAGAAATCAATGCCATTGGCGCTTGTCGAATGTGCCTGGTAGAGGTTAAAGGAAACCGTTCTTTACAGGCCTCCTGTGTTTTACCTGTAACAGAAGGTATGGAGATTAAAACGAACAGCCCACTGGTACGCACAACAAGACGAACCGTTCTAGAGTTAATCTTATCGAACCACAATCGAGAATGTACTTTCTGTGCTCGCAATAGCAAATGTGAGTTGCAAAAGCTAGCTATGGAATTGGGAGTCCGCGAAATATCTTTCCCAGGGGAAGCAGCGAATCAACCCATTGACGAAGGCTCGCCAGCCCTTCATCGAGACGGTAGCAAATGCATTCTTTGTCGGCGCTGTGTCGCCGTCTGTCATCAAATCCAGACTGTCGGTGTTATCCAAGCAACGGAACGAGGATTCAAAACGACGATAGAACCTGCTTTTGGGAAAAGTCTTGATGAAGTAGCTTGTATTCTCTGTGGTCAATGTATCCATGCTTGCCCTGTGGCAGCCTTGCAAGAAAAAGATGATCGAGAAAAAGTATGGAAAGCCTTGTCTGATCCGGCGCTTCATGTGGTTGTTCAGACGGCACCGGCGGTACGTATTGCTTTGGGAGAAGAATTTGGATTGGAAGAAGGGTCTCCAGTCACCGGTAAAATGGTAGCCGCTCTTCGCCTTCTAGGCTTTCATCGCGTCTTTGACACAGATTTTGCCGCTGATTTGACCATTATGGAAGAAGGTCATGAGCTTCTTCATCGTCTGCAAAAAGGTGGCACTTTGCCTATGATCACCTCATGCAGTCCCGGTTGGGTAAAGTTTGTAGAACATCACTATCCCAACTTGCTACCGCATCTTTCAAGCTGTAAGTCACCGCAGCAAATGATGGGTGCCATTGTAAAAACCTACTATGCACAACAAGCTGCCATCGATCCAGGCAAAATCTATCTAGTTTCTATTATGCCTTGTATCGCCAAAAAGTACGAATGCAATCGCCCTGAAATGAACGCTTCAGGCTATCAAGACGTAGATGTTGTTTTAACGACAAGAGAATTGGCTCAGATGATTCGACAGGCCGGTATCTGTTTTACTGACTTGCCAGAGGAAGACTTTGACTCTCCCTTGGGTGAATCAACGGGAGCTGGCCTTATCTTCGGTGCCTCTGGTGGAGTAACCGAAGCAGCATTGCGAACGGTTGTTGAAATTGTTACAGGGCAAGAGATGGAGACCTTAGACTATGAAGAAGTGCGAGGTCTTGAAGGAATTAAAGAAAGTACAGTAACAGCGGGGGAGCAACAGCTCCAAGTAGCCGTAGCTCATGGAACAGGCAATGCCAGGAAACTGTTAGATCAAATTCAAAAAGGAGAAAAGAAATATCACTTCATCGAGGTTATGGCTTGTCCCGGCGGTTGTATCGGCGGTGGTGGACAGCCAATTGCTCCAGTAGGATTCAATGAAAAGAGAGAAGTTCTATTAAAACGAAGTGAAGCCCTATATCAAGATGATAAAAGAAAAAAAATAAGAAAGGCCCACGAAAACGAAATGATTCAAAAACTCTATCGAGATTTTCTGGGCTCACCCAATAGCAAAAAAGCGAAAGAATTGCTTCATACACAATACTGCAAGCGGTCTCTAGTGCCAAGTGATTCGGAATAGAGGTTTATTGTAAAGCTTTGCAGTGGGGCTCAAAAGCTTTGCGTAGATTGGAATCTGAGAAGGCGATTTCCCAGCGACAAGGAAATTGCCTTCTTTATATCGAAACTATTCACTTGTCTTGATGAATGTGGCATACTTCAAGTAGAGTATATTCGCCAAAAATACATTATAACTTTATAGTAAATCGTAAGGATGGTGTCAATGAGTAAAAAAGAAGACTTAGTTGATGTTTCACTTTTATTGAAAGAACTGAAGAAAGCAAACGGTCAGATGGGGCAAGTGGTCAAGACAATTGATCAGATTACCAAAAAAACCAATCTGCTCGCATTAAATTCAGCCATTGAAGCAGCTAGAGCGGGAGAAGCGGGACGAGGCTTTCGAGTCGTTGCCGATGAGATCAAGAAATTAGCCGATCAAAGCTTTTCTTCTACGAAAGTGAGTCATGATCTCATCGAAAATATTCAGAAAAAAGCCAATGAAGTGATCGCCGTTCGTACAGCTGACGTAGCCTACGATACGATTGACAAAATCGATCGCAACCTCTTTGAACGGAACTGCGACGTGCAAGCCTGGGCCACTTTTGACAAAATTAAGAGATGCTTGGAAAATGAAAAAGCCGAATGCGCACCTGCTACAGAATTACTTCGAAAAATTATTGATGTTTATGAAGTATACTATGATCTATTCGTACTGGATCGAAATGGCACTATTGTTGCAGCGGGACATTCCCGAGATGTTGTCGGTCAGGATATGTCGCAAAGAGAGTGGTTTCGGGAAACAATGCGAACCCAAGGTGTCTATGTAACAGACCTTTATTACTCAGAGTCCTTAAAAGGCTATACGGTTGCCTATTCTTGCCCGATTCGAGATGATCAGGGCAAAATACTTGGTGTTTTTTCAACGCGCTTTAATTGGGATTACATATATGATATTCTTGACAGTGCTCGCATTGGAAGCACTGGTGATATTGTTGTCGTCAACCAATCGGGCACGGTCATTGCATCGCGAGATCGTACCGGTATACTTACAAGAGAGCTAAAGGGACTGCAAGCTGTACAAAAAGCCATTGCAGGAGAGCACTATGGTTATACCATAGAAAATGACGAAATGGGTCGAACACAGATTTTTGGCTATGCTCATACGAGGGGTTACAATGCGTACCAAGGGAAAAACTGGTCTGTCATCGTTACAGAACTGCTAGAAAATCGTCATAAGTAACAAAACTTTGGACCTTTCATAGCTTGATCTTTTGCAACGGGATCATTAGGTCTTATCATCTTTGGTTGTGCCCCCCCAGGCATGACTGGTTAGTCCGAAAATAGCTACCCTGTGGTGGGGTCAGGCGTTATGAATTCCTTCCGAACGGACTCATCCCACGCCATGAGCGGCAGCAAGCTGCCGATGGCTGAGGTCTGAAGTCCTCTCTCCAGGAAGTCATAACGCCTGACCCAGATACATCTTGCTGATTGTGACTGAGTTTTGGCCTATTGCATTGCAAATACAATAGGTAGTTGCGGATAGAAGAAAGTTTCGCCAAGCTATTCCAACGGAAGTAACAATCAGCAAAAACCTTCTGGGACTGGGCATCACGCTTTCCGCAGCGGGACTTGGGACCTCAGCTGTCGCCAGCTTGCTGGCGGTAACAGCGTGGGACCAGTCCAGAGCGGAGGAAAGCGTGATGACCTGGCCCCTCTATGAAGTAACCCCAACGTAATCAGGAAAAATTGGCCGACTCTCAAAGCGAATTCCCTAACAAATACCATATAGAAAAACTCTAAACTAGAATAGTTCCTCTAGATTCCACTGAAACTTTCAGTAAGACAAATGACAATTTGCGAATACAAGGGGGAATCAAGAAGTTATGACTTTTAGTCGCCCCAACCGCTCTGAGGCCATTCTTGCACGAAATCGTACGCCCAATTCGATTACTACCATTAGTGGGCTTTGTGCCACCTGTACCAGAGAGTGCCCTGGCCTTTGCGAAGTGGGCAAAGCCGCCTATCGTGGCAAAGAGGTTCTTTATCCACAGCCTTTTGGTGCTGTAACAGCAGGCTCTGAGAAAGACTATCCCATTGACTATTCTCACTTTAACGTGATGGGCACAGCTACTGGTGCCTGGGGTATTCAAGAAGATAGCGATCAAGCGATTTTCCCCAACGTTTCCACCAGTACATCGATTGGCGTGACGATGAATCAGATTCCTATGGAGTTACCTTTGGTGATCGGTGGTATGGGTTCTACGAAAATTGCTGCTGATTTCTGGGCTGGTATGGCTACGGGCGCGGCCATTACAGGGACAGGCATTGTAATAGGTGAAAATGTCTGCGGTATGGATCCAGAACTTGAAGTGAAAAAGGGCCGTGTTGTTCGCTCCCCTGATCTGGATCGACGGATTCGAGATTTTCTCGACTATGACGAAGGCCAAGGCTTTATTGCTGTGCAAGCCAATGTAGAAGATACTCGCTTGGGTGTACAAGAGTATGCCATTGAAAAACTGGGCGTAAAAGTGGTAGAACTCAAATGGGGACAAGGGGCCAAAAATATTGGGGGTGAAGTAAAGCTTAACTCCTTAGAACGAGCTTTACAGCTTAAATCTCGTGGCTACGTAGTGTTGCCCGATCCTGAAGACCCTAAAATCCAAGAAGCTTATAAAAAAGGCGCTTTCAAAGAATTCGAAAGACACTCTCGCGTTGGTATGGTTACAGAGGAAAGCTTCCATCGACGTGTCAAGGAACTGCGTCAAGCAGGTGCTCAATACATCTTCTTAAAAACAGGGGCCTATCGTCCCGCCGACTTGGCGCGAGCGCTGCGCTTTGCTTCCGATGCAAAGATCGATCTACTGACCGTAGACGGTGCTGGTGGCGGTACTGGCATGAGCCCCTGGCGCATGATGAACGAATGGGGTATGCCTGTTGTAGAACTTCACAGCCTTACCTATCAGTACGCGCACAAACTAAAAAGCATGGGCAAACACGTACCAGCCCTGGCTTTTGCCGGTGGCTTTAGTTCTGAGGACATGATCCTGAAAGGATTGGCGCTGGGCGCACCTTATTCGAAGCTGATAGGAATTTCTCGTCCTGCTATTATTGCTTCTTTTGTAGGACAAAATATATACGATGCTTTAAAAGCAGGCAAAGACATCAAAGCCTACAGCACCTACGGTCAAAGCTTGGACGAAGTCTTTATCTACGCCACAGAGTTACAGCAACGTTTTGGCAAAGACTTTGACAAACTTCCACCAGGGGCTATTGGCCTATACTCCTATTATCAAAAACTCAAACAAGGCCTCCAGCAATTTCTCTGTGGCTTACGCAAGTTCAACTTAGATTACGTCAGTCGCGACGACATTGCCGCTTTAACCAAAAAAGCTTCCAAAGTAAGTGGTATACCCTATATCATGGATATGGACAAAGAAGAAGCCGAGAAGATCTTGACGCATTAAAATAAATCATAAAAAAAGGTAGATGGAATTAAAAAATATCGAAAAGCTAGGAACTGAGACGCCCTTACTTCCACGATGCCTCAGTTCCTTTCTCATCCACTATCATTTCTCAAAGCACCCCGGCGGCTGAACTGAAGAGGTGATTCAGGTTGGATCAAACTCTTTTTTACATAGAATACTTTTTTTTAAGCTTCTCCTGTTGCTATAATAGAAATTAGGAGGAGGCAGCAGGAATGGAGAAAATAAAACAAGGAATTGTCGCTTTCTTCAAGCATTCTATATCCGGCACAATAGGCATGGCCGGTTTTCTTTTTTCTTTAATCGCTTTCGAGCTGGGCGTTCTACTCTCGTTGTTAAGCGGTGCTCTACTTTACGGTGGCACCCTCTATGCATTGCGTGTCCCTGCACGGATGGCTCTCCAGGCAAAGAATGCAAACCCCTATGGCCTTGAGCCAGCGTATGTAAAGCAAACATTGCGAGAAGGACAGCAAAAGCTGCGCCAAATTGGTCGACTGCGAAGAAAAATCAAAGGTTGGTTCATACGACGCAAAGTGAATCACATTCATCGGCTCGGTACCGAGATTTTAGACGTTCTACACAAAGATCCGAAGCGTATTAAGTTGGCCCGTTCTTTTTTTACCCATTATTTAGATAGCACCATCAACATTTTGGAAAAATACATTTTCTTATCATCAAAGCCCATTCATGATGCAGAGATTCGAGCCGCTTTACGAAAAACAGAAGATACACTCAATCGGTTGCGAGAAGCCTACGAAAAAGAACTGGCCCAAATATTATCAGACGATGTATTAGATTTGGATGTGGAACTTGAAGTACTCAAAAAATCCCTTCACCAAGAAGATCCAAAGAAAAAACCGTAGTTAAAAGAAACCTTGCTAGAAAGAACCATAGATGGATTCTCAGTCCTAGGGAAAGGAGACGGGAAAGACATGAATCGTGACGATGTAAACAAAGAAGGCTTTCTTCTACTAACAGAGGAGAAGGCACCGCAGTGGGAGCAAAAAGCAGCGCCCCCTTCGCCGCCTCATGAAATTGTATCACTCGAAGCTTTGCCAGCGGAACAAAAAGCAAAGGCCAAAGAACTGTCCCAACAGCTCAACCCGGCTGATCCGCAAACGCTTTTGCAATATGGTCTACCGGTACAGTCAGAACTCTCTCGCTTTGCCGACACCATTTTGGATCACATACGAACGAAAGACACGGGTCCCGTTGGCGAAGTCCTCAGCGATTTGATGGTCAAGCTCAAGGGCATTGATCCCGATCAACTTGACAAACCAAAAAGCTTTTTCTCCAAGCTACCGTTCTTCGGCTCTGCCGTCAAGTCCACA containing:
- a CDS encoding NADH-dependent [FeFe] hydrogenase, group A6, translated to MDTVNLTIDGRKVTVPANTTVLEAAKKLKIKIPTLCYVKEINAIGACRMCLVEVKGNRSLQASCVLPVTEGMEIKTNSPLVRTTRRTVLELILSNHNRECTFCARNSKCELQKLAMELGVREISFPGEAANQPIDEGSPALHRDGSKCILCRRCVAVCHQIQTVGVIQATERGFKTTIEPAFGKSLDEVACILCGQCIHACPVAALQEKDDREKVWKALSDPALHVVVQTAPAVRIALGEEFGLEEGSPVTGKMVAALRLLGFHRVFDTDFAADLTIMEEGHELLHRLQKGGTLPMITSCSPGWVKFVEHHYPNLLPHLSSCKSPQQMMGAIVKTYYAQQAAIDPGKIYLVSIMPCIAKKYECNRPEMNASGYQDVDVVLTTRELAQMIRQAGICFTDLPEEDFDSPLGESTGAGLIFGASGGVTEAALRTVVEIVTGQEMETLDYEEVRGLEGIKESTVTAGEQQLQVAVAHGTGNARKLLDQIQKGEKKYHFIEVMACPGGCIGGGGQPIAPVGFNEKREVLLKRSEALYQDDKRKKIRKAHENEMIQKLYRDFLGSPNSKKAKELLHTQYCKRSLVPSDSE
- a CDS encoding methyl-accepting chemotaxis protein yields the protein MSKKEDLVDVSLLLKELKKANGQMGQVVKTIDQITKKTNLLALNSAIEAARAGEAGRGFRVVADEIKKLADQSFSSTKVSHDLIENIQKKANEVIAVRTADVAYDTIDKIDRNLFERNCDVQAWATFDKIKRCLENEKAECAPATELLRKIIDVYEVYYDLFVLDRNGTIVAAGHSRDVVGQDMSQREWFRETMRTQGVYVTDLYYSESLKGYTVAYSCPIRDDQGKILGVFSTRFNWDYIYDILDSARIGSTGDIVVVNQSGTVIASRDRTGILTRELKGLQAVQKAIAGEHYGYTIENDEMGRTQIFGYAHTRGYNAYQGKNWSVIVTELLENRHK
- a CDS encoding FMN-binding glutamate synthase family protein, encoding MTFSRPNRSEAILARNRTPNSITTISGLCATCTRECPGLCEVGKAAYRGKEVLYPQPFGAVTAGSEKDYPIDYSHFNVMGTATGAWGIQEDSDQAIFPNVSTSTSIGVTMNQIPMELPLVIGGMGSTKIAADFWAGMATGAAITGTGIVIGENVCGMDPELEVKKGRVVRSPDLDRRIRDFLDYDEGQGFIAVQANVEDTRLGVQEYAIEKLGVKVVELKWGQGAKNIGGEVKLNSLERALQLKSRGYVVLPDPEDPKIQEAYKKGAFKEFERHSRVGMVTEESFHRRVKELRQAGAQYIFLKTGAYRPADLARALRFASDAKIDLLTVDGAGGGTGMSPWRMMNEWGMPVVELHSLTYQYAHKLKSMGKHVPALAFAGGFSSEDMILKGLALGAPYSKLIGISRPAIIASFVGQNIYDALKAGKDIKAYSTYGQSLDEVFIYATELQQRFGKDFDKLPPGAIGLYSYYQKLKQGLQQFLCGLRKFNLDYVSRDDIAALTKKASKVSGIPYIMDMDKEEAEKILTH
- a CDS encoding 5-bromo-4-chloroindolyl phosphate hydrolysis family protein → MEKIKQGIVAFFKHSISGTIGMAGFLFSLIAFELGVLLSLLSGALLYGGTLYALRVPARMALQAKNANPYGLEPAYVKQTLREGQQKLRQIGRLRRKIKGWFIRRKVNHIHRLGTEILDVLHKDPKRIKLARSFFTHYLDSTINILEKYIFLSSKPIHDAEIRAALRKTEDTLNRLREAYEKELAQILSDDVLDLDVELEVLKKSLHQEDPKKKP